In one Abditibacteriota bacterium genomic region, the following are encoded:
- the uvrB gene encoding excinuclease ABC subunit UvrB, whose translation MRQFQLVSDYRPAGSQPEAIESIAGGLERGLKYQNILGVTGSGKTYTMAAIIERLQRPALVIAHNKTLAAQLCSEFREFFPNNAVEYFVSYYDYYMPESYIPETDLYLEKDSSVNAEIDRLRHSATRAVLERRDTIIVASVSCIYGIGPKETYLATSIELKVGDVIDLDGFIKDLVGIDFKRNDFALDRGMFRIRGDIIEVQPIDSDFIIRIFLFGDEVENIYIVNFLTGEILEKRDAVHIFPATHFVTTEANIDRALKEIQDELDERVEYFRSRDMLVEAQRIHQRTTFDMEMIRELGYCSGIENYSRIMDGRAPGSTPHCLIEYFPEDFIMFVDESHQSIPQLRAMYNGDRSRKVNLVDYGFRLPSALDNRPLKFDEFEKLVHQVVWVSATPGPYEKELTENTAELVIRPTGLLDPEVIVRPSEGQIDDLIGEISQRAARGERTLVTTLTKKMAESLSEYLKELDIKVQYLHSEIKTIERTEILRDLRLGVYDVLVGINLLREGLDLPEVSLVAILDADKEGFLRSETSLVQTIGRAARHERGTVIMYADTVTESMEKAIGETRRRRELQKEYNRVHGITPHTVRKDVRNMIEGLSGGGNGNSPEGAPELIDVENLDQYLKQLERDMKAAAKDLNFEEAADIRDRIKEIKRLKLL comes from the coding sequence ATGCGTCAGTTTCAGCTGGTATCGGACTACCGGCCTGCCGGCAGCCAGCCGGAGGCCATAGAGTCCATAGCGGGAGGCCTGGAAAGAGGCCTCAAATATCAGAACATCCTGGGCGTCACCGGCTCCGGCAAGACCTACACCATGGCAGCCATCATAGAGAGGCTCCAGAGGCCGGCCCTGGTCATCGCCCACAACAAGACCCTGGCTGCCCAGCTATGCTCCGAGTTCAGAGAGTTCTTCCCCAACAACGCCGTGGAATACTTCGTCAGCTACTATGACTACTACATGCCCGAGAGCTACATCCCCGAGACCGACCTCTATCTGGAAAAGGATTCGTCCGTCAACGCGGAGATAGACCGGCTGCGCCACTCGGCCACTCGGGCGGTGCTGGAAAGACGGGACACCATCATAGTGGCTTCCGTCAGCTGCATCTACGGCATAGGCCCCAAGGAGACCTATCTGGCGACCAGCATCGAGCTGAAGGTGGGCGACGTCATTGACCTGGACGGCTTTATCAAGGACCTGGTGGGCATCGACTTCAAGCGCAACGACTTTGCTCTGGACAGGGGCATGTTTCGCATAAGGGGCGACATCATAGAGGTGCAGCCCATCGACTCGGACTTCATCATACGCATATTCCTCTTCGGCGACGAGGTGGAAAACATCTACATCGTCAACTTTCTCACAGGCGAGATACTGGAAAAGCGGGACGCCGTCCACATCTTCCCGGCCACCCACTTTGTCACCACCGAGGCCAACATAGACCGGGCCCTGAAGGAGATACAGGACGAGCTGGACGAACGGGTGGAATACTTCCGGTCCAGAGACATGCTGGTGGAGGCCCAACGCATCCATCAGCGCACCACCTTTGACATGGAGATGATACGGGAGCTGGGCTACTGCAGCGGCATAGAGAACTACAGCCGCATCATGGACGGCAGGGCTCCCGGCTCCACCCCTCACTGCCTGATAGAGTATTTCCCCGAGGATTTCATCATGTTCGTGGACGAGTCCCACCAGTCTATACCCCAGCTGAGGGCCATGTACAACGGGGACCGGTCCCGCAAGGTCAATCTGGTGGACTACGGCTTCCGCCTGCCCTCCGCCCTGGACAACCGCCCACTCAAGTTCGACGAGTTTGAGAAGCTGGTCCATCAGGTGGTCTGGGTGTCCGCCACTCCGGGCCCCTACGAAAAGGAGCTGACGGAAAACACCGCGGAGCTGGTGATACGCCCCACGGGCCTCCTGGACCCGGAGGTGATAGTCCGGCCCTCGGAGGGACAGATAGACGACCTGATCGGAGAGATCTCCCAGCGGGCTGCCCGGGGCGAAAGGACTCTGGTCACCACCCTCACCAAAAAGATGGCGGAGAGCCTCTCCGAATACCTGAAGGAGCTGGACATCAAGGTGCAGTATCTGCACAGCGAGATCAAGACCATCGAGCGCACCGAGATACTCCGGGACCTGCGTCTGGGGGTATATGACGTGCTGGTGGGCATCAACCTGCTCCGGGAGGGTCTGGACCTGCCGGAGGTGTCTCTGGTGGCCATACTGGACGCCGACAAGGAGGGCTTTCTCCGGTCGGAGACCAGTCTGGTGCAGACCATCGGACGTGCGGCCCGCCACGAGCGGGGCACCGTGATCATGTATGCGGACACAGTGACCGAATCCATGGAAAAGGCCATCGGCGAGACCCGGCGGCGCCGGGAGCTCCAGAAGGAATACAACCGGGTCCACGGCATCACCCCCCACACGGTCAGGAAGGACGTCAGGAACATGATAGAGGGCCTGTCCGGAGGCGGCAACGGCAACTCCCCGGAGGGCGCCCCGGAGCTGATCGACGTGGAGAATCTGGACCAATATCTGAAGCAGCTGGAACGGGATATGAAGGCGGCCGCCAAGGACCTGAACTTCGAGGAAGCCGCCGACATAAGAGACAGGATCAAGGAGATCAAGCGACTCAAATTGCTATAA